One region of Eupeodes corollae chromosome 1, idEupCoro1.1, whole genome shotgun sequence genomic DNA includes:
- the LOC129943230 gene encoding uncharacterized protein LOC129943230, which translates to MYLIPSTMNLREELLQVEEEVLFKPCKKVIELKQNEKYRIGKLKRCVTKFGERIVADLGEFQTFFPMRYNKLSDAAITEINRGSFNFTYLCPLGRTASIKIEEEL; encoded by the exons ATGTATCTCATACCGTCGACGATGAATCTCAGAGAAGAACTTTTACAAGTTGAAGAGGAAGTTTTGTTCAAGCCTTGTAAAAAGgttattgaattaaaacaaaatgaaaaatatcgtaTTGGTAAACTGAAACGTTGTGTTACGAAATTTGGAGAACGAATTGTTGCTGATTTGGGCGAATTTCag aCTTTCTTCCCAATGCGATACAACAAATTGTCAGACGCTGCAATAACCGAAATCAATCGAGGTTCATTCAACTTTACCTATTTATGTCCGTTAGGACGAACTGCtagtattaaaattgaagaagaactgtaa
- the LOC129943205 gene encoding cytosol aminopeptidase-like, translating into MLQRIIKVGQISKFSQFSKNTSILNVTSIARYSSQQGEVSKCPVKGLVLGLYEKEGDKPPKLTSIGEKFDDRTHGKIHSLIQETNINGVLGKGKVFQNVDPEFHSVAIIGLGPEGAEYDSEEVIEEGMENARICAGIGARELQLLGCTEVHVDAMEYPEQVAEGASISVYRYQDNKKKKKRMIIPQLCLFESPEVDAWTRGLFKGEAQNLARKLSDAPANQMTPTAFAQAAVDALCPCGVTVEVRTINWIEANHLNSFLMVAKGSCEPPVFLEISYCGTSPEDKPVLLVGKGITFDSGGLSLRAKPLNIYRGSMAGAAVVVAAVRAAAALSLPINIAAIIPLCENMPSGLCCKPGDVVTCLNTKTLAIEECDRIGVIAMADPLVYGQNTHKPRLVLDVGTMANGVRSAFAGAACGVFSNSNEIWEGFKKAGILTGDRMWRMPLWNYYRNLVAQNMAFDISNRGWGPASSCIAAAVLHQFVPCIDWAHLDITGVGMLAEEGCVPYLLPHRMTGRPTRTLIQFLYQTACPEEIKQGPC; encoded by the exons atGTTGCAACGTATTATAAAAGTCGgtcaaatttcaaagttttcgcaattttcaaaaaatacgtCAATTCTCAATGTAACCTCAATTGCTAGGTATTCAAGTCAGCAGGGTGAAGTTTCGAAGTGTCCCGTG AAAGGATTAGTTCTTGGACTGTACGAAAAGGAAGGAGACAAACCACCAAAATTAACTTCAATTGGAGAGAAATTTGATGATAGGACCCATGGAAAGATCCATAGCTTGATTCAAGA AACCAATATCAATGGAGTCTTGGGCAAGGgaaaagttttccaaaatgtCGATCCAGAATTCCATTCGGTGGCTATAATTGGGCTCGGCCCAGAGGGTGCCGAATACGATAGCGAAGAAGTCATAGAAGAGGGCATGGAAAATGCGAGAATCTGTGCTGGCATCGGTGCTCGGGAACTCCAGCTGTTGGGTTGCACTGAGGTCCATGTTGATGCAATGGAATATCCTGAGCAGGTAGCTGAAGGAGCATCTATTTCCGTATACCGCTATCAGgacaacaagaaaaagaaaaaacgaatgATAATACCTCAGTTGTGTCTTTTCGAGTCACCTGAAGTTGATGCCTGGACGAGGGGCCTCTTCAAAGGAGAAGCCCAAAATTTGGCTCGTAAGCTATCTGATGCCCCGGCGAATCAAATGACTCCCACAGCTTTTGCCCAGGCTGCGGTAGATGCCCTGTGTCCATGTGGAGTGACGGTTGAAGTGAGAACCATTAATTGGATCGAAGCAAATCATCTGAATTCGTTCCTAATGGTTGCAAAGGGTTCGTGTGAACCTCCAGTGTTTCTCGAAATAAGCTATTGCGGAACTTCTCCCGAGGATAAGCCAGTTCTGCTTGTTGGCAAGGGAATTACCTTCGATAG TGGCGGCCTTTCATTGCGGGCCAAGCCCTTGAACATTTACAGGGGTTCAATGGCTGGAGCAGCTGTGGTAGTTGCTGCAGTTCGTGCAGCCGCAGCCCTATCCCTGCCTATAAATATAGCCGCAATTATTCCACTATGTGAGAATATGCCTTCTGGGCTGTGCTGTAAGCCGGGAGATGTCGTGACTTGTCTTAACACCAAAACTTTAGCGATTGAG gaatgtGATCGAATTGGAGTAATCGCTATGGCTGATCCTCTTGTCTATGGTCAAAATACCCATAAACCTCGTTTAGTTTTGGACGTTGGGACTATGGCAAACGGTGTGAGGAGTGCATTTGCTGGAGCTGCTTGTGGAGTCTTCTCGAACTCAAATGAAATTTGGGAAGGATTCAAGAAGGCTGGAATTTTGACTGGAGACCGAATGTGGCGAATGCCTTTGTGGAATTATTATAGGAATTTGGTAGCAC AAAACATGGCCTTTGATATAAGTAACAGAGGCTGGGGACCAGCTTCATCGTGCATTGCTGCTGCAGTCTTACAT CAATTTGTTCCTTGTATCGATTGGGCACATCTGGATATTACCGGAGTTGGAATGCTGGCTGAGGAGGGCTGTGTTCCATATTTACTTCCCCATCGAATGACTGGAAGGCCAACACGTACTCTGATTCAATTCTTGTATCAAACAGCTTGTCCTGAAGAAATTAAACAAGGTCCTTGTTGA
- the LOC129951056 gene encoding uncharacterized protein LOC129951056, which translates to MATNKKQMETLVDLMEKNPDIASGYSKKSKEEVTRFWKIVDRELNSTGPPVKSIFEWKKVWSDKKKYIKNKMSENLKMKHGTGGGPFREYKFSALDEAIIKLCGMTQSVEGSSGSRRFGLPSYMLNSV; encoded by the exons at ggcgaccaacaaaaaacaaatggaaaCTTTGGTTGATTTGATGGAAAAAAATCCAGACATTGCCTCCGGATATTCCAAAAAGAGTAAGGAGGAAGTAACCAGATTCTGGAAAATTGTTGATCGTGAGCTTAACAGTACTGGACCACCTGTTAAGTCTATATTTGAATGGAAAAAG gtgtggagtgataaaaagaagtatatcaaaaataaaatgtcggaAAACCTTAAAATGAAGCACGGAACTGGGGGTGGCCCTTTCCGAGAGTATAAATTTTCTGCTTTGGACGAAGCAATAATTAAATTATGCGGAATGACTCAATCAGTTGAAGGTTCCTCGGGTTCTCGGCGATTTGGGTTGCCGTCGTATATGTTGAACTCAGTATAG